ATAGGAGGTGGTAGTGCTCTGCATGGTTCGTTTGAGTGCGCATATATAGGTATGGGATCTACTGTGACGCATGATGAGGACGTAACATTATCATCTTGGTCTACATGGCTTGCATTTGCATCGTGTATAGCTCTAACATGTACAATATCAAAGTCGGTTAATAGTCAGAGTCGAAGCATAAAGTCAAAGTTGGATCGGATCGTAATCGGACTTGCTTCGACGACACCTTTGACTCTGactgaaaaactaaaaaaaaatctaaattacaGAGTCAAAGGTGTCAAACCAATTCAGAGTCGAAGTAGAGACGATGCAGAATTGGAGAGGAGTCAAATTCAAAAtcgaattttcaaatttttaatcaGTCTTATATGAGTACTATCGATAGGTTCCTTGACCTAAAGTCTTCAATATCATGATCGGCTCCACATCTAACCAATGCATGGGCCTCACAAGCGGACTTAGGCATTTGCATTCCTAGGATAGGGCCAAATGTAGACATAGAAATAGCAATAGTGAAAATCTTGAACGAAAGTACTGTCAGAATAATTGCTTGTAATTCTCCTTTACTTGCATAGCCTTGTTCGGATCATTGGTCTATTAAGTGAAACAATTAAATGAGCGAATTGTGGAGGCGTGCATTTATTACATCTACcgtttactttattttattcgTAGTTGATCTTTCTATGTGATTTCAGAAAATCAGGATCTAATTGTTTTTTCAGTGTAGCAGAGATGTTGTAAAATCATCGATTGTCCCGAAAAGTGAAGATGATCGGATgagataatttattatatttatgatatattttaataccATCTCTCACATATGAGTCTATTTCTCTAAATAAAttagtctaatatataaaatatttaattaataaagtaaaGTATAGGGTCAAATCCTGGGTCTGATTACCATGTAAAATTACCAATTATACTTgtgtttataatatatgttaacATATGTCACGGACGTTTCTTAATTTGACCAATGCCTTTGACCTTTATAATTCAATAACGGCACGTGACATTGGTCACTAGGATCGAGTTTTTGTCCAGTTATAACCCAttcaaaaaattctcatctttctCTTAATCACGTGAGAAGGACATGTTTTTTTTAACgtatatacaataattttttaacatagaTTTTTAAAAAGGATAATGCTAGTGGACTGCTCAGCCTTTATAGCGTACAGTTagttataagttttttattttattttaattttttaaagtatttttttaacattcttaatcattaaaaaaaaataaaaaaatatctaattttattaataatcaattctttaaatattaaataaaaaaataaaaaaataaaaatacataaacaataaaattaagtaataaatttaagagattctactaatattttctatttaaagaaTACGTACATGTTATAGGTTCAATGTACACttctcaattttataaatattttagagaaAACTCTGACCATGATGACTATGTCGTAAGATGCTCCACGTCAGCTAACTTTTCCATGCTTGTGATAAATGATGAAATAACCAATATGTGCTTATATTGGGCATATTATTACGTAATTTAAGGTGGTCCTGGTCAAAAAGTAAAatctattaattatatagttacaGTTAAAGGTGCATGAGCTCCTCAACAGATGGATGTAACAGCTAAATATGACTGCATGTCACCGTCAGCTCCTGAACATTATTATCATGTATATTACAAATTCACAAGACATTAATTATTGATTCTGGAAGTGCTTTTTACCATATTGTATTTGTTACCAACTCAGGTTCTTTCTACTCACTTGGTACATGACCCTAGTTGATCTCATTTAAGTAACTAAAGATAGGAGAGATTTCATAGTTtgattttatagatgaaatgagacgagttaaaattaaagttaaaagttaaataaaatattattagaatataatttttaatattattgttgttttgaaatttaaaaaaattaaattatttattttattttgtgtaaaaattttaaaaaattgtaatgatgagatgaaatgagatgagttgaaaggagttgtgaaaacaaacgaggattAGCTTCGAGTTGTTCAGCAACCATTTGGCTCTTTTGTTGACGATCAtccagaataaaaaaaaaaaaaaatagtaatgttaCGTGTAGTCGTGGAGTGTGCAAGCGGCAGTCGTTTGAAAAAGAGCggaatttactattaaaaaattaactttttttcatgtgagttctatatttatttactttttttaaagtaattacatgACGTTTGCACTTTTACGACTGCAAgtatcacttaaaaaaaaaaaaaacaatagggaagaaatgaaaaaaaggacGCGATAAATCGTAATTGTTTACAAATATAGCAATATATATACTAAGCTGGTATGATGGATAgttattaattaaagaagtacAGACCttccaagagagagagagagagagagagagagtgattaAGCATATCATTGTCGAGAATTTCGGCACATCGATCATGCCAGAGAGATCCAACATAGTGGCTCGGCGAACATGCCACGCGCAACACAAACATCGCTGATCCCAGCCCCCACTTTCTACGGACACGTGTCGTCACCTGTTTCTTCCTTCCCGGTTGCCTCCTTTCGGTTCTTCCCCATAATCAGTACTTCCCCCTCATGGTCACTCACTTTGACATTTCCTTTTGTACCACAGACTCACTCAAAACTTGCAgcggaaaaacaaaaaaaaatgaaggtgaCTACTATCTAGAAACATTCACTTTCTTTGCTACACTGTATTTCTACCATGTTATTCTTAGGTGTACTTGAATTCACTTCTCTCTATTTACCTTCTTTTTCTCTGTCACAGATCTTCAACTGGGTACACCAGAGGTTTCATCATTCCGTCCTTAAgggtttgattaattatttctttctcttaatttaatactattttgaAGCTGCTTCTCTTTGGTAAATAATTTATGCATCAGTTTgtggaatataatatatatatcactgtTGGCTTTTATCGTTTTTCAGTTTGCCATAAAGTTTGTTTGCATGATCTATCTGCATTCTGTActttttcacagatgagattgCTGGAAATTTGAAAACCACTGAGTTGACTACAAATGAAACTGACAAGCAGGCGTTACTGAAACAAGTTTCTCATAATGTTAATCATGTGCTTGATAATGGTTGGAGCGATGACATTTTAACAATTGGAACGTTGGGGTTCGATTATCCAAAACCCTTCAACCAAAGAAAGGAATATTTGATTCTgcaaagtgaggaagaagatgtTGAAAgtactgaagaagaagaagaagaagaagaagaagaagaagaagaagaagagtatTCGATTGATGATTTTACTGGTGATGATGACAGCGAAAATGTCGAACATGAAGAACTGAATCCCTTGATGTTCGAAACATTTGGACACAACTTCAAGGACTTCGAATTAAATCATGATCTTGACAACATTGTTAGACCTGAGGGGGTTATGGCTGTCGATGGTACTGTTCCTCTAACTCCATTTCTGGGGTCTTCAGAACTCAGTACTGATGAATTGGACAAGGAGAAAGGCGAGAAACTGAAAAAGAAGGGAGAAAGAATAACACTGGCTGATCTGTTTTTGGCTGATGCTCATGTTGAAGGGAAATTTGATCCTAAGAAGGTCCCAAATTCGGGTGAAAAACCAGTACTTAGAACCAAGAATGGCCTCTCTTTTGCTAAAAAGTTCATTCCTCGAGTTAAAGAGGATTCTCGTCCAATCCAAACTCTGCAACGAGtgagtaatgttgtttttatctTTCCCAATTTTTGCCAAGTTTAGTGTATTGGGTTAACTTTATATTTGTAATGTAGctgatgaagaaaatgttgaagagGAAGATCCATCCTGAGTTTGATGTCAAGATGCAGAAGTTAGATGGGCAGAAGACTGGTGAAGTAGGACCTGTCACCAATGGATCCCTCACCCTGCTTCCAACTCAAGGTAAttctcatcatcaattttactAGAACCCCATTTTCACTCCCCAAGTTCTCCAACTTGGAAAATTGAGAGCATACAGTCAACATATGCCACATTAGTCAGTGTAATTAAAGAAGATAAATCAAGAATGAAAAGTAGTACTATTACTTATAATAATCATTACACATGCCTCGTAGTTTGAAACGTGAACGTACGTAGTCATGTATACCTGCCTAGCCTAATCTTGTCAATCTTGAACGCCAAATGATTGGGACATGATAATGGTACCAGCACGACCATATCCCATGTCCGAATGTTTTAACATGATTTCCATTGGGGGGAGGGtggggagagaaaaaaatgacgTCCCCCACCCTAGTCTTGATATCATCTTGTCTAAGATGGGacctatttacaaattaattaggacaaaattaattaattaggaacaGCCAGATTGACCAAAATGTGGATAGAATTATATCTGACCCTTTCTTTTGCTGTCGTCTGGgctgtgaatatatatatatatggtttcaaTGTCTTCAAGTCCATTATATCAAAAGCGTGACCCAGGTGTTCTATGCCCAAAAATCATTCTATAGCCTTTTTACCCTAAAACTTTAGCTTTCTTCTTGTACTATACTCACTCCTTCAACCTCTTCTCCTTGTAACTACTCTTGAGTGGCAAGAGAAGGGAGACCAGAGTGGGTACACAACAAAGAATCCATCCTTACTGTCATTTTCCAAATGCTATGATCGTCTACTTGTAACGGGTCCCTTCTACAGTCGAAAATAGTCACTATTCACATTTAATATTTCCAACCATAAATCCATCCAGGAAGGTGTCCTTCGTGGGGTTAATGCATGAATTGTGattttctttcaattctttATTGGAGTTGGATGGTgaatttctaaattctaatGAGTCAAAGACACAATTATAAATGTCTTTGCAaggtatttattattaaaaaattgagtaatattagatacaatcttCTGATTACAAGTCTCACGTAGtttctttagaaaaaatagagtctattattaaaaaaactaatttttcatgtatataccaaatttgtctattttttttttaaaaaaatagtgcatATGATTTGCACATTTTAAGACAACAAATATATCATTCTCAGTATTATTATGACTAGACTTATGATGAACACCATTATGTGTAATTTCAAATGATCTCTGAGAATTCAGATCTAGTTTGTGTTGATGTTTCTTCTCTCTTATTGCTGCAGGCGCTACAGTGTGAGATTTGAATAATGGGCTGGTTTCCtagagatgtttttattttttcggttattgttatgaaataatttttcatggacAGTATGTGTTAGGTGTATCTCTGTTTTGCAACTTTATTCAATGCTTTGGATTTAGTGTATGATGGACGTTTGGTTTGTCGCATAACTGATACACTACAATGGTTTATGCATTGGCATTGGGAAGCAACTTGCAATTTTGATTAGTAGGACATTAATGTAAAGAAAAAGTCTAAAGTCAGGCATGCTTGGGGCAGGCCCCGTGCACGGCGTGGCTAAATGAAACGGTAGCATTGTGTCTTGTTAAAAATGGTGctttcaagaaaattttttaaaccccttcAAACTGCCCCTTCTCCATTTATGAGgaatttccttcttcttcaaactctgCCTCATTGCCTCCGACACGATCTAACCCAACCTATCCGATTTTCCTAAGAAAATATACGGTAGGGATTGCAGGATTACCTTGTATGCACCCGTTGATCGAGCTATTTCAAACTCCGATCGGAAATCGATATTGATCAATAATCTCTCCCCCTCCACTATTACATCTATGTAGTTGTATTCCCTTGGACCAAAACcatagatttttgtttttcaattttccttcatgattaaaatgaattaaggtAATACTATTTAGAGACAGAAAGAGTATTGGCTGGGTAAGAGGATGATTTGTCCCATTTGGATTCACAAATTGAGGAGTCATAGCTGAGAAATTAAGCAAACAGTCAACAATAGTCCCctttcgtttctttttttttttctttttcttttccttccaaagactaatttatatatattcgttTTCCAAATCATATAATGGTGGCATGATAGGTACAATTTAGGTCATCATAGGTACAATTTAGGTCAACATGATTAACTTATCAAATCAGTGTTTTTTTAACCTTGGCATTAAATGAGTGTCTGTACATATTAGAATCGAGCTATTCCGTCGAATAACTGTAGCATATTCTACTGCTACAACTTGTTAAATAGCAATTAACATGAACTAGTAATTATATATGGAGTTAACAGTTGTAAAGACTACATAAGTACTAGTTACCATTGTATGTATGTTATTGTGAACATGATCAAAGTCCCTTTTAAgttctttctcaaatttaaagattttaagtGAAAGAGAGGTAGATACATAAAgtagattttaatattatttaaaatatctacaTAGATAACAATAAGAATCAcgttacatacagtcgtagagtacGTAAGTACCGtgtagtcgttttgaaaaagaataggtctactattaaaaaattaattttcttttcatgtgggttctgtatttattcattttt
Above is a genomic segment from Juglans microcarpa x Juglans regia isolate MS1-56 chromosome 1D, Jm3101_v1.0, whole genome shotgun sequence containing:
- the LOC121242978 gene encoding protein TILLER ANGLE CONTROL 1-like, which produces MKIFNWVHQRFHHSVLKDEIAGNLKTTELTTNETDKQALLKQVSHNVNHVLDNGWSDDILTIGTLGFDYPKPFNQRKEYLILQSEEEDVESTEEEEEEEEEEEEEEEYSIDDFTGDDDSENVEHEELNPLMFETFGHNFKDFELNHDLDNIVRPEGVMAVDGTVPLTPFLGSSELSTDELDKEKGEKLKKKGERITLADLFLADAHVEGKFDPKKVPNSGEKPVLRTKNGLSFAKKFIPRVKEDSRPIQTLQRLMKKMLKRKIHPEFDVKMQKLDGQKTGEVGPVTNGSLTLLPTQGATV